A stretch of Mastacembelus armatus chromosome 1, fMasArm1.2, whole genome shotgun sequence DNA encodes these proteins:
- the smad1 gene encoding mothers against decapentaplegic homolog 1: MNVTSLFSFTSPAVKRLLGWKQGDEEEKWAEKAVDALVKKLKKKKGAMEELERALSCPGQPSNCVTIPRSLDGRLQVSHRKGLPHVIYCRVWRWPDLQSHHELKALECCEYPFGSKQKDVCINPYHYKRVDSPVLPPVLVPRNSEFNAKHTMLPRFRNPLQQNEPHMPQNATFPESFAQANTMPFPHSPGNSYPNSPGSGSSATFPHSPSSSDPGSPFQMPETPPPAYMPPEEQMTQDCPQPMDTNLMAPPLPLESTNRADVQPVAYEEPKHWCSIVYYELNNRVGEAFQASSTSVLVDGFTDPSNNRSRFCLGLLSNVNRNSTIENTRRHIGKGVHLYYVGGEVYAECLSDSSIFVQSRNCNYHHGFHPTTVCKIPSGCSLKIFNNQEFAELLAQSVNHGFEAVYELTKMCTIRMSFVKGWGAEYHRQDVTSTPCWIEIHLHGPLQWLDKVLTQMGSPHNPISSVS, translated from the exons ATGAACGTCACCTCGCTCTTCTCCTTCACCAGCCCGGCAGTTAAACGGCTGCTGGGTTGGAAACAGGGTGATGAGGAAGAGAAATGGGCAGAAAAAGCAGTGGATGCTCTGGTTAAGAAactaaaaaagaagaaaggagcCATGGAAGAGTTGGAGAGGGCACTCAGCTGCCCAGGTCAGCCCAGTAACTGTGTGACCATCCCTCGCTCCCTGGATGGACGGCTACAGGTGTCCCACAGGAAAGGTCTGCCGCATGTCATTTATTGTCGTGTGTGGCGCTGGCCTGATCTGCAGTCCCACCATGAGCTGAAGGCACTGGAGTGCTGCGAGTACCCATTTGGCTCCAAACAGAAGGATGTTTGTATCAACCCGTACCACTACAAACGAGTAGACAGTCCAG TGCTGCCACCTGTGTTGGTACCAAGGAACAGTGAATTTAATGCCAAGCATACGATGCTGCCTCGCTTCCGTAATCCTTTGCAACAGAACGAGCCTCATATGCCCCAGAATGCTACCTTCCCAGAGTCCTTTGCTCAGGCCAACACAATGCCTTTTCCTCATTCGCCGGGAAACAGTTACCCAAACTCTCCAGGAAGCGGCAGCAGTGCCACCTTCCCTCATTCACCATCTAGCTCTGACCCTGGCAGTCCATTCCAGATGCCAG AGACTCCCCCTCCTGCCTACATGCCCCCAGAGGAGCAAATGACTCAGGATTGCCCCCAACCAATGGACACCAACCTCATGGCTCCACCCTTGCCTCTAGAGAGCACCAATAGGGCCG ATGTGCAGCCTGTGGCCTATGAGGAACCCAAGCACTGGTGTTCTATTGTTTACTATGAGCTCAACAATCGTGTTGGAGAGGCGTTCCAGGCTTCCTCAACCAGTGTGCTCGTCGATGGCTTTACAGATCCCTCCAACAACCGCAGTCGGTTCTGTCTGGGCCTGCTCTCCAACGTTAACCGCAACTCCACCATTGAGAACACACGGCGGCACATTGGCAAAG GTGTCCACCTGTATTATGTTGGCGGGGAGGTGTATGCAGAATGTCTAAGTGATAGCAGTATCTTCGTCCAGAGTCGTAACTGTAACTACCACCATGGCTTCCATCCCACGACTGTGTGTAAAATTCCCAGTGGATGCAGCCTGAAGATTTTTAATAATCAGGAATTTGCTGAGCTCCTGGCCCAGTCCGTCAACCATGGCTTTGAGGCAGTTTATGAGCTCACCAAGATGTGTACCATCCGCATGAGCTTTGTTAAG GGCTGGGGAGCAGAGTACCACCGCCAAGATGTGACCAGCACACCCTGCTGGATTGAGATTCACCTGCATGGTCCCCTGCAGTGGTTGGATAAGGTGTTAACCCAGATGGGCTCCCCCCACAACCCTATATCCTCTGTCTCCTAG